A region of the Geomonas subterranea genome:
GTCTCAAAGAATAACAACGGGCATGGCCTCGGTTTATGAGTCTTATCGCCATCAAGGCTGCCCCTGTAAGTATCGTGAGTATCGGTTTATATACAATATCAGTTGCTATGGCAAACAGATTGTGGGGCAAAGTGATAAAAATTACCGTCCTTTCCGGGCCTTAGAGGGAAAATGGTGTCTATCGACCCCAATTTTTGCATTCCTCCGGCGCCACCGCCACGGTCACCAGCACAGCGATCCAATGACATCTCTCCACCCTCCCATGCGCAGCGACACATTCAAGCGGAATGAGAATCATCCGATACGGTGGGAAGGCGGGAAAAGTTGCTTCATTATCCGGCCCACAGCATCCTGAGACGATAGGGAGAAACAAGATGTTCGAAGACGTGAAGGTGATCCTGGCGGACGACGACCCCCTCAACCTCGACCTGCTCGAGAAGATGCTGCAACAGTTCGAGTGCACCCTGATCAGGGCCGGCGACGGCCAGCAGGTGCTCGACGCCATCACTGCCGCCCCCCAGGTGGACCTGGTGGTCATGGACCTCAAGATGCCGGTTTTGGACGGCTACGAGGTGCTGCGCCGGATCAAGCAGGACGTGCACTGGCACGACATACCGGTGGTGGTGGTGACTGCGGACGGCGCGGAGGTGGCAACCGTCCTCGAACTGGGCGCCAACGATTTCATCGCCAAGCCGTTCAACCTCATCGAACTGCGCCATCGCGTCATGAACCAGATCCGCAACAAGAGGCTTGCCGATTTCGCCAAGGATACCAACGCGGTGCTCGAGGTGGAGGTAGCCAAAAGAACCGCGGCCCTGCAGCAGGCGCTGGCGAAGGCCCTGCAGACCGAGTACGAGATCTCGCTGCGCCTGGGCCGGGCGGCCGAGTTCAGGGACCAGGAAACCGGCTCGCACCTGAAGTGCATCAGCCAGCTTTCCAAGCGCCTGGGACAGCTGGCCGGCATCCCCGCCGACCAGTGCGACATTTTGTACTTCGCCTCGCTGCTGCACGACGTGGGAAAGATCGGCATCCCCGACTCGATACTGCTCAAGCCGGGCAAGCTAACGCCGGAGGAGTTCGCGGCCATGAAGGAGCACACGGTGATAGGGGGGAAGATCATGTCGGGAGCCCGGGATTACCCGGTCATCGAGGCGGGGAGGATCATCGCGCTGCAGCATCACGAGAAGTGGGACGGGAAGGGGTACCCTTACGGGCTCAAGGGGGAGGAGATACACATCTTCGCGAGGGTGGTGTCGATTGTGGACGTATTCGACGCCCTTTTGACCGAGAGGGTCTACAAGCGGGCCTTCAGCCCCGAGGAAACCGCCGGGATCATGATGGACGAAAGCGGCAGTTCCTTCGATCCGCATCTGCTCGAGCTGTTCTTCAAGCACGTCGAGGAGTTCCTGGACCTCCAGAAAAACATCCACGCCGACGCTCACCCCTTCGCCAGCATCACCGAAATGATCCGTTAGCCCCCGTCCCCCACATCCGCGCGGCGCCAGGTTCCCCACGCCGCCGGCGGCCCCCATGGCGGCGGACGGCTCCCGGCCGGTCAGGGGTTGTGTCGCTCCTTGGCGCGGATGCGCTGCAGTTTCTGGCTCAAATCGGCCAGACGGTAGGGCTTCTGGATGAACCCGGCCAGCCCCCTGCCGGTGAACCTCTCGGTGATCTCCTGCTCGCTGAAGCCGCTGGAAAGGATCACCTGCACCTGCGGATCCAGCGACCGCAAGAGCTGCAGGGCCTGTTCTCCGTCCAGGTGAGGCATGGTGAGGTCGAGGATCACGCAATCCACCTCGTCCTTGCACCGTTGGAACATCTCCACGGCGGCCAAGCCATCCTCGGCGGTGAGCACGCTGTAGCCAAGGCTCTCCAGCATCTCCCGCCCCAGGCTGCGGATCGCCTCCTCGTCGTCGACCAGCATCACGGTGCCTGAGCCGGAGGCCGCAATGGCGTGTCGCTCTTCTTGCGCGGTCTGCCGGCTTTCGGCGCGGCAGGCGGGCAGGTACACCCGGAACAGGGTTCCCCGCCCCGGTTCGCTGTGCACCTCGATGGTCCCCTTGTGCCCGCGGACGATCCCCAGGACGGCAGCCATCCCCAGCCCTCTCCCGGTGAACTTGGTGGTGAAGAAGGGGTCGAAGATCTTGGACAGGGTCTCCTGGTCCATGCCGCATCCGTCGTCGTCGACCTCGAAGTAGACGTAGAGCCCCTCCTGGAGCCGGTCGTTGAGCCACAACCGCGACAGGGCGGCGTCATCGAGTTCCCTGACGCCGGTACGGACCCTGATCGCCCCTTCCCTGTCGCCGATCGCCTCCGAAGCGTTTATCACGAGGTTCATGATGACCTGGCGGATCTGCGTCGCGTCCACCTCCAGCGGGGGGAGGTCGCCGGCCAGTTCCAGGCGCATCTGCGCCTTCTTGGAGATGGATACATCCAGCATGTGGCTCATCTCCCTGATGAGGGAGTTGAGGTCCAGCACCTCGATGACGAAGCTCCCCTTTCCAGAGTAGGCGAGCATCTGCTGGGCGAGGTCGGCCGCCCGTTGCGACGATTTCTCGATGTTCTGCAGGTTGCTCCGTGCCGGGGATTCCTGTGGCAGCCGCAGTAGCGCCAGTTCGGCATTCCCCATGATGGCCATGAGGATGTTGTTGAAGTCGTGGGCGATCCCCCCGGCCAGCACCCCCAGGCTCTCCAGCTTCTGGACGTGCAGGATCTGCGCTTCCATCTGCGTCTTCTCCTGGGATAGGCGCCGTTCATCGCTGACATCGCGCCCCACCACCAGCAGGTGTTTCTTGTCCCTGATCATCAGGCGGGACAGGATGTAGGACATCGCGACGTCCTTGCCGAAGCTCGTGTGCAGGTCTACCTCGCGCACCCGGGCCACCCCGTCTTCCAGCACCTGTTCCGCAACCTCCACGAGGCCGCTTTCCCGCCACGAATGCAGATCCCGGAAGTTCTGGCGCTGCATCTGCTCCAGGTCGCCCCCGGCGATATCGGCGGTGGCCTGGTTCAACAGGATGCACTGCCCCGACTCGCCGTCGAAGATGCGGATCCCCATCGGGGAGTACTGCATCAGTGATTCGAACAGCAGCAGGTTTTCACGTCGCTCCTCTTCGCTCTTTCTGTGCCCGGTGATGTCCCGGGTTATCCCCAGCAGCGAGACGATCTCTCCATGATCGTTGCGGAAGGGGACGGCGTGGGTGTCAAGCCAGACCCGCCCCCCCTTAAGCCCGATCGCCTCGAACACCAGGTTGCCGGGTATGCCGAGAAAGACGTTCCGGGTCAGCTCCATGAAAGCCTCCCGGTACTCCGGTGCGACCAGGTCGTAAACGCACGCCCCCTGCACCTGGGCCAGCGAATCCGCCTGTATCATCCCGAGCCCGGCACTGTTCATCATCTGCAGGCGCCCCTCTCTGTCGAGGAGCTTCACGCATTCGGGTTCCGTCTGGATGATCGTATTCAAAAACGCCTCGCTGCGGGCCAGTGCGTCTTCCCTGGCGCGCAACTGCTCCGCCATCGCGTCGAAGCTCCGGGCCAGGCTCCCAAGCTCCCCCCCCACCACGAGGGAGGAAATCTTGACCTCGGAATCCCCCCCGGCGAGCCTCTCCGAGGCGTCCTCGAGGACCTTGATGCGGTCGCCGATACAGCGTTTGCCGATCACGATGGCGCAGCCACAGGCGAGGAACAGAACCGACGACAGCAGCACGATGCTGTAGCCGAGCGCGCGGCGGGCATCGCGGGTAGCCACCTCGATGGGTATGCCGGCCGTCACGTACAGGTAGGGGGTGGTTTCCCCCGGCAGCCGCAGTTTGCGGTAGGAGATGATCCTGTTGTCGCCCTGCAGACCGGCGCGGACGTGGGTGTCGACATCCGGTCCTTGCTGTATCTTACGAAAGGCCGCCTCCGGGTAGGACTTGCCGACGTACCTCTCCTGGTCGATACCCCGGGCGAGGATGATGCCCTTGTGGTCGAGGATCACAAAACTGGACCGCGGGGGGAGGTTCATCTGCTGCAGCAGTTTTCCGTAATTGCCGATGTTGATGCTGACCCCGATCACCCCCGCCGCCCCCCCCCGCTCGTCTTTGAGCGGGTACCCCAGGTTGAAGACCGGCTTGGTGCTGATCCGGCTCACGATGTACTCGCCCGAGGAGAGCCTGCCGCTGGCGACGGCGTTTTTAAAGAAGCGCCTGGAGCTGACGTCGAGGGGCTGTTTCGTGGGGACCGCGGTCGCCCACATCCTCCCCCGCGGGTCCGAAATGGTGATGTTGCCGTACATCGGGTTCAGCTTGAGCAGCTCCCTCAGGATCGGCTCCACTTTCGACTTGTCCCGTTCCTTCACCTCGGGGAGCTGCGCCAGCGAGGTCATCAGCTGCTCGGCCGCCACAACCAGGTTGTGCTGCTCGGTCGCGATCCTCTCGCTTAGCTGCATGGTCTCATGCCGTGCCTCTTCCAGCATGGCGTTGCGGAACTCGATTCCGGAATAGAGGATGACGCCGGCCGCCGGCAGAGCGACGACGAACACGATGAGCAGCAGTAAAAAGCGGATGGACAGCGAGGATGGGCGAAACATCATACCTCTCTCTAAGGGCGAAACATTGACAAAGTGCCTCCGAAGGCTTTATGTATCTTAGCAGAAATTAAAGCGGCCAAAAATGTGACATTCCGAAAGAGAGAGTGCTATATGTCATTGCCGCGCCGCAGTTAACCTGTCAAGAGTGCCGTCTTTGC
Encoded here:
- a CDS encoding HD-GYP domain-containing protein translates to MFEDVKVILADDDPLNLDLLEKMLQQFECTLIRAGDGQQVLDAITAAPQVDLVVMDLKMPVLDGYEVLRRIKQDVHWHDIPVVVVTADGAEVATVLELGANDFIAKPFNLIELRHRVMNQIRNKRLADFAKDTNAVLEVEVAKRTAALQQALAKALQTEYEISLRLGRAAEFRDQETGSHLKCISQLSKRLGQLAGIPADQCDILYFASLLHDVGKIGIPDSILLKPGKLTPEEFAAMKEHTVIGGKIMSGARDYPVIEAGRIIALQHHEKWDGKGYPYGLKGEEIHIFARVVSIVDVFDALLTERVYKRAFSPEETAGIMMDESGSSFDPHLLELFFKHVEEFLDLQKNIHADAHPFASITEMIR
- a CDS encoding response regulator, whose product is MMFRPSSLSIRFLLLLIVFVVALPAAGVILYSGIEFRNAMLEEARHETMQLSERIATEQHNLVVAAEQLMTSLAQLPEVKERDKSKVEPILRELLKLNPMYGNITISDPRGRMWATAVPTKQPLDVSSRRFFKNAVASGRLSSGEYIVSRISTKPVFNLGYPLKDERGGAAGVIGVSINIGNYGKLLQQMNLPPRSSFVILDHKGIILARGIDQERYVGKSYPEAAFRKIQQGPDVDTHVRAGLQGDNRIISYRKLRLPGETTPYLYVTAGIPIEVATRDARRALGYSIVLLSSVLFLACGCAIVIGKRCIGDRIKVLEDASERLAGGDSEVKISSLVVGGELGSLARSFDAMAEQLRAREDALARSEAFLNTIIQTEPECVKLLDREGRLQMMNSAGLGMIQADSLAQVQGACVYDLVAPEYREAFMELTRNVFLGIPGNLVFEAIGLKGGRVWLDTHAVPFRNDHGEIVSLLGITRDITGHRKSEEERRENLLLFESLMQYSPMGIRIFDGESGQCILLNQATADIAGGDLEQMQRQNFRDLHSWRESGLVEVAEQVLEDGVARVREVDLHTSFGKDVAMSYILSRLMIRDKKHLLVVGRDVSDERRLSQEKTQMEAQILHVQKLESLGVLAGGIAHDFNNILMAIMGNAELALLRLPQESPARSNLQNIEKSSQRAADLAQQMLAYSGKGSFVIEVLDLNSLIREMSHMLDVSISKKAQMRLELAGDLPPLEVDATQIRQVIMNLVINASEAIGDREGAIRVRTGVRELDDAALSRLWLNDRLQEGLYVYFEVDDDGCGMDQETLSKIFDPFFTTKFTGRGLGMAAVLGIVRGHKGTIEVHSEPGRGTLFRVYLPACRAESRQTAQEERHAIAASGSGTVMLVDDEEAIRSLGREMLESLGYSVLTAEDGLAAVEMFQRCKDEVDCVILDLTMPHLDGEQALQLLRSLDPQVQVILSSGFSEQEITERFTGRGLAGFIQKPYRLADLSQKLQRIRAKERHNP